The Rhinolophus ferrumequinum isolate MPI-CBG mRhiFer1 chromosome 6, mRhiFer1_v1.p, whole genome shotgun sequence genome has a window encoding:
- the TEX9 gene encoding testis-expressed protein 9 translates to MAGRSPGVRRQTGSGTPLPPRVQQPTTSRRDLLAKEEEYKRLNAELEAKTADLVRQAEEVIRNQQEVQSRPISAQIKSHEGEDDYSLRGLLLSEGTVHLHSETKTKNVDPVNKVQNKLHSASQARKTNSSIKLKYSVQTASDVATLDDFSDFSLAKTVSKIEGQLEEEGSPDYIDDDIFCGVNKDIGTEAQIRFLKAKLRVMQEELDNVVCECNKKEGEIQDLKSQIKNFGEDCVRQQRTINLQQSQTEKYKTLFEEANKKCDGLQQQLSSAERELENKRRLQKQAATSQSATDVRLNRALEEAEKYKLELSKLRQNNKDIANEEHKKIEALKSENKKLEKQKGELMIGFKKQLKLIDVLKRQKMHIEASKMLSFTEEEFMKALDWGNS, encoded by the exons GCGGTTAAATGCAGAATTGGAGGCAAAAACAGCTGATCTTGTTCGACAAGCTGAGGAAGTAATA AGAAATCAGCAAGAAGTACAATCGAGGCCTATTTCAGCACAAATTAAATCACATGAAGGGGAAGATGACTACAGCTTAAG AGGTCTATTATTGTCTGAAGGGACAGTTCATCTACATTCAGAAACTAAG ACCAAAAACGTGGATCCAGTCAACAAGGTTCAAAACAAACTACACTCTGCAAGTCaagcaaggaaaacaaattcaAG tataaaattgaaatactctGTGCAAACTGCCAGTGATGTTGCCACTCTGGATGatttctcagacttttctctTGCAAAAACAGTTAGCAAAATTGAAGGGCAACTGGAAGAAGAAGGCTCACCTGATTATATAGATGATGATATTTTTTGTGGTGTTAATAAAGACATTGGCACAG AAGCACAGATCAGATTTCTGAAGGCCAAACTCCGTGTCATGCAGGAGGAATTGGATAATGTTGTATGTGAATGCAATAAAAAG GAGGGTGAAATTCAGGATTTAAAgtctcaaataaaaaattttggaGAAGACTGTGTGAGACAGCAGCGAACAATTAATTTGCAACAGtctcaaacagaaaaatataaaactcttttcgaagaagcaaacaaaaaatgtgatGGACTGCAGCAACAGCTGTCTTCAGCAGAAAGG gaattagaaaataaaagaagactacAAAAACAAGCTGCCACTAGTCAAAGTGCCACAGACGTTCGCTTGAATAGAGCTCTagaagaagcagaaaagtatAAATTGGAGCTAAGTAAATTAAGGCAAAATAACAAg gATATAGCCAATGAAGAacacaaaaaaattgaagcattaaaatcagaaaacaagaagctagaaaaacaaaaaggagaattAATGATAGGGTtcaagaaacaattaaaattaattgatgttttaaaaaggcagaag atgcATATTGAAGCTTCCAAGATGCTGTCTTTCACCGAAGAGGAATTTATGAAGGCACTTGATTGGGGAAATTCTTAA